TCGACGGTGAAGCTGCCGTTGATGACGATCGGCCCGCTGCCGGTGACAAAGCTGGGAGCAGTTTTGTTGATCAGCACGTTGAAAAAGCTGCTTCCCGCCGTGTTTTGCAGCGAAGCGTTGCCGGAGCCGTACATCTCGATGGTTCCCCCGCCGGGATTGAATCCGTCCCGGTAAAGGATCACGTTGCCCACGGTGCGAATGACGCCGTCGCTGATATTGGCAGTGAAATCGCCGGTCGCGGGAAGGTAGATACCCCGGTCCTTGAAGTCCAAAACCCCGCCGCTCATGATCAGCGTACCCGGGTCCCCGCCATAGGACAAACTGCAGTTGGCGCTGCCGCCATACACGTTCAGTGTGCTTCCTTCCGAGATGGCGACGCTACCCCGCAGGTCCATGCGCTGCCCGGGATCCTGATGCAAATTGACCGTCCCTCCGCCGTTAACCTCGATAATGCCCAATATTCCCGGGTCCAACAGATCTTCGGCGGTGAAGGACGCACCACTGGAGACTATCAGCATGCCACAGGTCCAGTCAAAGGAGTGGCACACTATCCCGTTATAGGAGTACTGCAATTTCATGATGCGGTTATTGGCGGACTTGTCCAACTCGAGATCCCAGAAAACTTCGTTGGCAAAAACGTAGCTTCCCGAATCGCCGAAGAAGACCACCTTGCCGATGCCTTCGACAAAGGCGTTGCTGCCTACGTTGTTGTACCAATTTCTGCCCACCCGCATCATGTCCGGGGCGAGGAAACTGCCGCCCGAAAGCTCGAAATGGCCGTAAATGTCCAGGTTGGAGACGGCGGTAACCGTGTTGGCGCTGTTTTTATCGATCGTCAGGTGGTAGAGGTTCGATCCCGGGGCGTGGGAGACCGTCGCGTTGCCGGTTCCGGCCAGTTCAACCGTGCCTGCGGTGGGATTGAAGTCGCTTCGGTTGATGGAGAAATTCCCCTTCATCCGGATCGTCCCGCCGCTGATATCATGGGTGAAGGCATGGTAGTTCTGGATCAACACGCCGGTGTCATGGAAATCCAGGATCCCGTCCTCCATATGCACGTGGGTGGCTCCCAGCCCCGCCCACCAGGAATTGTCATCTCCGCCGAAAACGTTGAATTCGCCGCCATAGATATGGATCTCACCGACGAGATCCACGTAGCGGGAAGTGCCGGAATTGGTGAGGTTGATGGTCCCGCCCGGATTCAGATACCATTTGCCGGCGATGCGGTTGTCCAAGAGCAGATTGGCGGTGAAAGTGCCCAGCAGGACGTCCACCGCGCCGGCAGTCCAGTCATATTGGGCGCAGGTGACCACGGCGGAGGAACTGTTCACGCGCAGCGCGCCGCCGCCCTTGTTGACCTCGATGGTGTGGAAGTTGTTGGTGGAATTGCAATACTGGTGGGCATCGCCGGAAAAGACCACCCGCGATGTGCTGGCAGAAAAAGCCCCCGCGCCAGCCTGGTTGACCCAATTTCCCTTCAGGGAGATGGTCTTGTTTCCGGCCGCGAGGATCCCGCTTTCCAGGGTCAGGTTGCCGTTGACGTTGATGTTGCTGATGAGGCTGATCGTACCGGGCGAGTTGATCTTAAGATTGTGAAAGTGGTCGGAAGGGTATAGTAATGTGATGGCCTTGTCATCACCCTGCATGACCAGAGTCCCGGCGTGGAGTTGGAAACCGTTATTCGTGGCATTTTGGCTGTTAAGGTGGCCTCGCACTATGATGTTGCCTGAATAGTAGGAAACAAAAGATGCCCAGGATTGGACATACAGGGTTACAACATCCAGGTCATGGGTGGATGAGCCGGAGTAAAAGAGCGCCGAAGGATAGGTAACGGCAGAATCTAAGTGGTTTAATTGGGTGTTAGGCGAGTAGTTGTACAAATGGAGGCTTTGACTGGAGTGCTGGAATAATATCTGACCGTCATCGATCTGGACGTCGGAACCAGCGGCGAAGGTCATGTTTGCCCGGCACCTGATTTGTGCGTATCCGCTGAAATCAGCCGTCGCGCCTGCCTGCCATTGGAAATGACCGTAAACATCAAGCCAGGTCTGATTTTCCATTATCAATAGCCCGGAAATTGAAACTTCGCCATTCACATCCAGCTCTTTACTGTCCCTAATTGTCAGACTTCCGCCGCTGTTGATGGTCAGGGTAGCGCAACTCGCATCGTTTTGATATATCTGGGGAAAATGGGATGCCGTGCCGGGAATTATGACCTCTGCGCTGATTGGTACCATGGCAGGGTTCCAGTTTGATGCGGTGTGCCAATTGGTGGATGTGGTCCCGACCCATTGGATGGGGGTGGCTCCCAGTCCGATGGCCATTAGTACAGCAAATGATACAAAGAGGTTCTTGATCATGATAAACTCCTTTGGGGATTTGGGTGGAAATGGTTGAGACAGAGCTTAAATGGTCTTTGCGCAAAGGGGGTGAAGCTGCCCGGGAACGCCAGGTTGATCAGCATTGCGACCATGTCTAACTCCTTTGACCCTGACTATATCAGCCAATGTTATTGTTTGGGTGTGAAAACAATGACTCGATATCAGTTTATATGACACCCAAATCCGTGTCAAGATATTTTGGCAACTTGATTCAAAATTAGTAGTTCAGGGTCATGCGTAATCAGCCATTAAGCGTTTGCCACAGAGCCGCGGAGTGATGTCGCGGTGGCGCGGAGTCGTGGTGGCGTGGTGGCGTGTTGAAATATCTTGACAGGGAAATTGCGGTTTTGAAACTGTGAAAATCTAAATTTTATTCTGAGGAGACAGATATGATCAGCGAAAAGCTTATACCCTATCTCACGGATTCGATCAAGGCCTATTGGGACCTGGAGGCGTTCACTGACTATCCGGGCCCGGCGCTCAGATACTCGGACGTGGGCAAGCGCATCGTCTGGCTGCACAATCTCTATAAGGCCTGCGGGCTGGCCAAGGGCTCGAAGATTGCCCTGGCGGGGAAGAACAGCAGCAATTGGGCGATAATCTGGCTTTCGGCGGTCACCTTTGGCGGCACGGTCGTGCCCATCCTGGTGAATTTCTCGCCGGAGGACACCGCCCACATCGTGAACCATTCGGATTCCGAGATCCTCTTCATCAGCAAGGACAAGTTCGACAGCATCGACGAGGAGCAATTGCGCAAGGCGAAATATGTGTTTTCCTTGGACGACATGCGGCTGCTGGTGAACAAGGTTGACGGCCGCAAGGAGATTATCAAGCCGCTGGCGGACACCCCGGAGATCATGAACCTGGGCGCCTACGCCTTTTCCGCGCCGGACGTCTGCGATAACGAGGACCTCGCCGCGATCATCTACACCTCCGGCACCACCGGATTTTCCAAAGGCGTGATGCTGCCCCACCGCTCGCTGTTGGCGAACCTGATCTACGCGCGGGAAAATCTCACCTTCAAGGTGGGGGCGAAGGTGGTGGCTTTCCTGCCTCTGGCCCACGCCTACGCCAGCGCCTTCGACATGCTCTATCCCGTCACGAGGGGCAACCACATCAATTTCCTGGACAAGATCCCCGCGCCCAAAGTGCTCCTGGCGGCGATGCAGGACCTCAAGCCGAACGTGATCCTGGTGGTGCCGCTGCTGATCGAAAAGATCTACCGGAAGCAGCTCCAGCCGATCGTCGAGACCCCGAAGATGCGCGCCCTGTTGAAGATCCCCGTGTTGAAGGGCGTGATCGCGAAAAAGATCAAGGCCAAACTGATGGCGGCTTTCGGGGGCAACGTGACGGAACTGATCGCGGGCGGGGCGCCGATGAACGCGGAGATCGAGCTCTTCATGAAAAAGATAAAGTTTCCCTTCACGATCGGCTACGGCATGACGGAATGCGGCCCGCTGATCAGCTACGCGCGCTGGTTTGAGCATCGCTTCGAATCCAGCGGCAGGATCGTGGAATCCCTGGAGTGCAAAATCGAATCCCCCGATCCCGCCAAGGCCCCCGGCGAAGTCCTCCTGCGTGGGGACGCGGTTTTCACGGGCTATTACAACAATCCGGAGGCCACCGCGGAATACCTTAAGGACGGATGGCTGCACACCGGCGACATCGGCACCGTGGACAAGGACGGGTTCATCTACCTGCGCGGCCGCAGCAAAAACGTGATCCTGGGCCCCAGCGGGGAAAACATCTATCCGGAACTGGTGGAGCAAAAACTGAACAACCTGCCCTATGTGATGGAGGCGGTGGTCCTGGAAAGGGACAAGCAGCTTCACGCGCTGGTCTATCCCGATCTGGAAGCCCTGGACAAGGACCACATCCCAGAGTCCCAGGTGGCCCAGATTATGGAGGAGAACCGCCAGAACGTGAATAAGGCGCTCTCGGATTTCAGCCGCATCGTGAGGATCGAGGTGGTCAACGAGCCCTTCCAGAAAACGCCCACCCAGAAGGTCAAACGGTATCTCTATCGCTGAGCGATTTATCCCTTTGACAGGATTGCGGGGCTGAAAAAGATAGGCCCAAACTGAAGATTGGAGTAGCCAAATGAACAGCCATATAAATGATTTGCTCGCTTTTCTGGATGGCTCGCCCACGCCCGCCCAGGCCTCCGGCGAGATCCTGAAACGCCTGGAGGGAAAAGGCTTTGCCCGCCTCCTGGAAACAGATAAATGGGAACTGAAACCGGGCGGAAAATACTTTGTCCAGCGCCAGACCAGCGTCATCGCATGGATCGTGGGCTCCGAACCTTTGCCGCAGACGGGATTCAACCTCGCCGCCGCCCATATCGACAGCCCCGGGCTGAAGCTGAAACCGGAGAGCCTGAAGACCGAATCCGGGATCTCCCGGATCGCCGTGGAGGTCTATGGCGGGCCGATCCTCAGCACCTGGACGGACCGGGAACTGGGCATTGCCGGCAAGGTGGCATTAACAAAGGACGGCGCTTCAAGCATCGTCCCCGTGGACCTGAAGAAGTCCGTGGCCATCATCCCAAACGCCGCCATCCACCTCAACCGCGAGGTGAACAAAGGCTTTGAATACAACAAGCAGATCCACCTGCAGGCGATCCTCAACACCGGCTCCAGCGCCGGGAACCCCCTCCTGGCCGCTCTGGCCGGGGAACTGGCCGTGAGCCCGGAACAGATCGGGGAGATGGAACTCTTTCTCTATGATTTTGCCAAAGCCACTCTGGGCGGGCTGGACGGCAGCCTCGTGGTCTCCGGAAGATTGGACAACCTGGGCATGAGCCACGCCATCCTGCGGGCCATCCTGGAAACTGAACAGCCCAAGGCGACCTGCGTGGCCGTGCTCTACGACCATGAGGAGATCGGCTCCGGAACCCCGCAGGGGGCGGATTCCTCGATCCTGGCCAGCATTCTGGAACGGATCAGCATCGCCCTGAAGCTCAGCCGGGAAGAGCAGCTTATCGCTTTGGCCGGGAGCTTCCTGGTCTCCGGCGACATGGCCCACGCCTACCATCCCTCCTATCCGGAAAAGTATGACGCGGCCTGCTCCCCGGTGATGAACCAGGGCCCGGTGATCAAATGGAACGCCTCCTATAAATACGCCTCCACCGCCGCCAGCAGCAAGCGTTTCAGCGCCCTCTGCGCAGACGCCGGGGTCAAGCCCCAGAAGTTCGCCATGCGCAGCGACCTGCTCTGCGGAAGCACGGTGGGGCCGATCGTTTCCGCCCAATTGGGCATTCCGGCCGTGGACGTGGGCAATCCGCTCTGGGCCATGCACTCGATCCGCGAGACCGCCGGAACCCATGACCACGCGGCGATGATCAAAGTTCTCAAAGAATATTACCAATAACAATATAC
The DNA window shown above is from Candidatus Syntrophosphaera sp. and carries:
- a CDS encoding AMP-binding protein; this translates as MISEKLIPYLTDSIKAYWDLEAFTDYPGPALRYSDVGKRIVWLHNLYKACGLAKGSKIALAGKNSSNWAIIWLSAVTFGGTVVPILVNFSPEDTAHIVNHSDSEILFISKDKFDSIDEEQLRKAKYVFSLDDMRLLVNKVDGRKEIIKPLADTPEIMNLGAYAFSAPDVCDNEDLAAIIYTSGTTGFSKGVMLPHRSLLANLIYARENLTFKVGAKVVAFLPLAHAYASAFDMLYPVTRGNHINFLDKIPAPKVLLAAMQDLKPNVILVVPLLIEKIYRKQLQPIVETPKMRALLKIPVLKGVIAKKIKAKLMAAFGGNVTELIAGGAPMNAEIELFMKKIKFPFTIGYGMTECGPLISYARWFEHRFESSGRIVESLECKIESPDPAKAPGEVLLRGDAVFTGYYNNPEATAEYLKDGWLHTGDIGTVDKDGFIYLRGRSKNVILGPSGENIYPELVEQKLNNLPYVMEAVVLERDKQLHALVYPDLEALDKDHIPESQVAQIMEENRQNVNKALSDFSRIVRIEVVNEPFQKTPTQKVKRYLYR
- a CDS encoding M18 family aminopeptidase, encoding MNSHINDLLAFLDGSPTPAQASGEILKRLEGKGFARLLETDKWELKPGGKYFVQRQTSVIAWIVGSEPLPQTGFNLAAAHIDSPGLKLKPESLKTESGISRIAVEVYGGPILSTWTDRELGIAGKVALTKDGASSIVPVDLKKSVAIIPNAAIHLNREVNKGFEYNKQIHLQAILNTGSSAGNPLLAALAGELAVSPEQIGEMELFLYDFAKATLGGLDGSLVVSGRLDNLGMSHAILRAILETEQPKATCVAVLYDHEEIGSGTPQGADSSILASILERISIALKLSREEQLIALAGSFLVSGDMAHAYHPSYPEKYDAACSPVMNQGPVIKWNASYKYASTAASSKRFSALCADAGVKPQKFAMRSDLLCGSTVGPIVSAQLGIPAVDVGNPLWAMHSIRETAGTHDHAAMIKVLKEYYQ